The genomic window TTGTAGCGGGCGTTGTCGAGCACGACCGTGACGCTCTCGGCCGCCGGATGGCGGGCCGCGAGGGTCTCGAACAGGCGGATCATCGCCGCGCTGGTGATCTTCTCCTCCTGATGGTGGATCAGGCTGCGATCCGGCCAGGAGAGAGCGCCGTTGAGGTTGAGCCGGGTGCGGCCATGGTTGGACTTCAGTTCGACGGTGGCGCCCCGCCGGATCCAGCCGTGAGCGGGCCGCCCCGTATAGGAGGGATGGCAGCCGTCCACGAAGTCGAGCGGCGCGTCCGGCCCGGCCGCTTGCATCAGCGGGGTCAGCGTAGCGTCGAGGAAGGCCTGCTGGATGCGAGCATCCGCCTTGGCCGGCACGCATTTGGGCTTCTTGAACACGAATCCGATCGGCCCGAGAAGCCGGGCCATCGCGTGCGGTCCATAGGACAAGTCGAACATCGCTTGCACCTGGGCGCACACGGCCTTGGCTGTCTGAGGCACCTCGGCGGCGACCCAGTCCGACAAGGCCGTGCGCTCAGCGGCCGACAGGCGCGAGACCCGTCCCGTGTAGCTCAAGCTTTCCACGCCGGCCCGGCCGCGCTCCCGGTAGAGCGTGCGGTGCTCGGCCACCGTGCTCTCGTCGAGGTAGAGCGCCGCGGCGATCCGGGCCGGCGTCCAGCCGTCGTCGAGCAACAGAAGCACGTTCAAGCGCCGATGCACCGCGCTGTTGAGCTGGCCCCGCATCAGCACCAGGAAATGCGCCCGGTCGGCGGGAGACAGAATCAGTCCTGCCATCCCCGTAGGGAATCATGCAAACCCGCGGCCGAAAACCCAAAAACGGGATTCCTTCCGAGTCGCGGTATATGATTTTAGCGAAAGGGGACCGGCACCAACATGACGCGCAGAAGTTCGCAAGGACCAAGAGGGCGCGCAGGCGGCTTCCGCCCAGATAAAGCTATTGCCGCAATCCCAGGCTATGGGGAAATTGATCTCGCTTCTCAGATCGGCAGCTCGTTCGAAGGAGACCCCGTTGCGGCGGTGGCCAAAACGCGAGACCATATCGTCGCATTCCTCGAAGTCCGCGACCCCATCGCACTGCTCGCCAAGTCGGGCGAGCAGTTGCTGCGAGAGATGATCGGCGGCCCCTCCTTGGGACCAGGAGCGTCCGGCCTCGATCAGGTTCACGTCGAACTCCTGCAAGCCTTCGTTCTGCGCGCTGGCCATGGGAAACCGGTGCCGACCTCACCCAAGTCGATTGTGCGACTTCGGAAGCTCCTTCGAGAAAATCTCATGGCATATCTCGCATCGAGCAATCTAAATCCCAACAGCACGCACGATGACGAATTGGCGCGCCGCGTTCGGCTGCACACGATATTTTATCGCAACCTGTTCAATAGCGACGATGCGATGGAGATTGTCCCAGCGTTGCTCAAGCATATGGACGTTGCATCGAGAGCGCGTCTCGGTTTCACGCTGTCGGACTTCGCCCGGGCGCTCTACTCAATGTTCCTAGACGTAGGTGACCGGTTCGCAGAGCGCATCGCGCGCGAGCAGGTTTTGCGCGAGGGACGCGACGTCGAAGGTGCGGTCGGTGATTTGATTGATAGCTCCGAGATCGCTCGGCGCATGTGGTGCCTCACGGGTGCCCGATCGGAGACACAGGAAGCGCGCGGCATGGCCGGCTTCCAGCTCGCCGAAATGCTGTGTACGCCGCTTTTCACGCTCACTCGGACCGAGCTAGTCGAGCGCTTCGGCACGCTCATCACGGCGGCTCTGTTCTCATGCTCACTGAAAGCTGGAAGTCTCACCGCCGGAGACTCGGATCGTCTTTACCTTGAGAACCCAATTTGGCGCCAGCCATTCATCGCGCTCGACGCCGACACGCTGTTCCTCCCGCTCCCAGTGCTGCTGGTAAGCTTCCCGTTCGCCATCATGGAGAGAGTAATCGGTCACGATGAGCGTCTCTTGAAAGCCTATGCGGACGCTCGCTCGCGATACCTCGAGGACGAGGCCGAACGGATTATTGGCGAGTCCCTTCCATCGGCACGAGTCCACCGGGGGGTGAGCTGGATCGACCCTGATACCGGCAAGGCGTTCGAGAACGACGTTGTCGCAGTCGTCGGGATGCACGTCCTTGTCGTCGAGGCGAAGTCCGGACGGTTGAAGCCAGCTTCACGGCGCGGCGGAGTCGCGAGCCTCCGCACGAACTTTCGCGAATTATACGTAGAGCCGGGCGAGCAGGCAGCGCGCCTGGAGGCGGTTCTCGCGCGGGGACCCGGGGCAGTGACGCTTGTCGATCGCGACGGCGTAGAAGTCCGGATCGAGTCGAGCGGTCCATGTGTAGTCTACAAATTCGGTCTCTGCGTGGAGCAGTTCGCGTCCGTAACAAGCAGCGGGCGGCTCTTTCGAGAACTTGGTTTGTTAGGTGCCGATCAAGACTGGGCACCAATTTTAACCCTTGGTGAATTGCGCATGCTGTCGGCTTTTCTCGATACAGAGGTGGCCTTCCTGCACTACCTGACCCGGCGTTCGACGATTGACGACGTGCTGGACTTCGTAGCAGACGAGCAGGATCTCCTGTCAATGTATCTGTCCAACGGCTTCGCTATCGATGCCCACGCGCTCGCCGGCCGCCAAGTGCTATTCCTATACGCCGACGCGGCGGTGCGCGGCCGGAAGGAGCCGCGGTCTGATCGAACTGCCTTCGCAACGCCGGGAGTGCAGCTTCCCCGAATATGGCGCCGCATCGCCGAAGAAATTCATGCGACATTAGATCGGCACCGCTTCGACAAGCTGTTCACGATCTTGAATCAACAACCCTCCGCTCTGTCCGAAGTCGAGCGACGCGTGCGTCGTTGGCGCTCGGGCGGGGGGCGGGGTAAGGGCAACACGCTCTCGTGTCGCGCGGCGGTCGGCGACCGTGTGTTCGTCGTGGCCGTCCACTTCGCGAGGAACCGGCCGGAAGATGCTCAAACTTGGACGCTGAACGCTCGATGCATGGCGTCCGACTTGGCAAAGACGCTCGGCGCGACGGACTGCCTCCTGCTCCTGATGACGCGCCGCTCGTCCGATTTGACCTTCGACGCGATCAGTTTCTTCCGCTTCCCACCCCTGCCAACGGTCTGAGGCAATTTCGCGACCTCCCAGCCTGATTGCCATTGGGCCTGACGTGCCACCTCGTGGCCTAGGGCCTGTCGCCACCTGAGCCAATCGATGGCAGCGGCGAAGCGTACGCATCCGGCGAAGGCCACCTTGTGAGCTGGCCCGTTGAGGCTGAGGTCATAGGAGTAATCCTAGGACCTTGAGCATGACCCAGGCGGGTATCGAACTGGTGAGAGCCGAGCGGCGTCGACGCTGGACGCGGGCGGAGAAGGAGCGGTTGGTTGCCGCTTCGTTTGAACCGGGTGTGTCGACCTCGGATGTCGCCCGCCGGGCCGGTCTCCACGTCAGTCAGCTGTTCCGCTGGCGCAAGTTGCTGTGCGAGCGTGTCGGTGCTCCCACGCCAGCGCTAGTCCCCGTCGTGATCGCTCCCACGCCCGCCGCGATGACGGTCGAGCCTGGTCGAGAGCCCAACCGCGGCCGTCGCTCCGGCGGGGTGATCGAGATCGATCTCGGCAGAGGCCGGCGCGTTCGGGTCGGCTCCGACGTCGATGCCGCGGCGCTTCGGCGGGTGCTCGACGCCCTGGAGGGCCGATGATCCCGCTGCCGGCCAACGTGCGGGTTTGGCTGGCCACTGGCCACACCGACATGCGCAAAGGCTTTTCCAGTTTGGGCCTGATCGTCCAGGAGACGCTCAAGCGCGATCCCCATGGCGGGCATCTGTTCGTGTTCCGCGGACGGCGCGGCGACCTGATCAAGGTGATCTGGCACGATGGCCAGGGCGCGTGTCTCTACACAAAGCGGCTCGACCGCGGCCGTTTCCTGTGGCCCTCGGTGGCGGATGGAGCCGTGACGATCTCGACGGCGCAACTCGGCTACCTGCTCTCGGGTATCGACTGGCGGATGCCGCAGGAGAGCTGGCGTCCGAGCGCTCTCGGCTGAGGATAACGCGTTACAGCGCTTGAAGAATATGCTCTTCTCTCAAGCGTGCCGAACGCGCCCGAGCCCCCGCCGCTTCCCACGGATCTTGCCGCCGCCCACGCCATGATCCTGGCCGAGCGGGCGGCCCGGCTTGCCTCGGAGATCGCGGTCGAACGGCTGAAGCTGGAGGTCGCCCGGCTGCGGCGAGAACGGTTCGGGACCTCCTCGGAGCGCAGCGCCCGGATCGACCAGCTCGAACTCGTCCTGGAGGATCTGGAGGAGACGCTGGCCGAGACCCAAGCGCAGGCGGCCGCCGAGCCCGAAGCACTCTCCGGTGCGGCTTCCTCGCGGCGCAAGCCCGCCCGCCGGCCTCTGCCCGAGCACCTGCCGCGCGAGCGCGTCGTCCATCCCGGCCCGACGACCTGCGCGTGTTGCGGCGGAACGCGCCTTCGTCACCTCGGCGAGGACGTCACCGAGACCCTGGAGCGGATCCCGGCGCGCTGGGTCGTGATCCAGCACGTACGCGAGCGCTTCTCGTGCAGCGACTGCGAGACGATCGCGCAGGCTCCGGCCCCGTTCCATCCGATCCCGCGCGGACGAGCGGGCCCGAACCTCCTCGCCGAGGTGATGATGGCCAAGTTCGGCCTGCACCTGCCGCTGCATCGCCAGAGCCAGCGCTTCGCCCACGAGGGCGTACCGATCGACGTCTCGACGCTGGCCGGCTGGGTCGGAGCGGTGACGACCGCCCTGTCGCCCCTGGTCACCCGGATCGAGGCCCATGTTCGAGGGGCTGAGCGCCTGCATCTCGACGACACGCCCGTACCGGTCCTGGCCAAGGGCAAGACCCGCACGGGGCGGCTCTGGACGGTGGTGCGTGACGACCGACCCTTCGGCGGTCCCGAGCCGCCGGCTGTGGCCTACTTCTACTCCCCCGACCGCTCTGGCGCGCATGCCGAGACCTGGCTGGGCGATTTCCACGGCATCGTGCAGGCGGATGCCTTCTCCGGGTTCGGTCGGCTGTACGAGCCCGGTCGCAAACCAGGCCCGCTCCGCGAGGCGGCTTGCTGGGCGCATGCCCGGCGCAAGTTCTTCGAGCTGGCTGACCTGAGGAAGGCTCCGATCGCCATCGAAGCGGTGGCGCGGATCGACGCGATCTTCGCGCTCGAGCGCACCATCATTGGCCTCGGACCGGACGACCGCCGTGCGCATCGAAGCGCCCGCTCGGCCGCCCTCGTCGCCGAGTTGAAGGCGTGGCTGCTGGCCAACCGTGCCAAGCTCTCGGCCAAGGCTCCGGTGGCGCAAGCGATCGACTACATGCTCAAGCGCTGGAGCGCCTTCATCCTCTTCCTCGACGACGGGCGCGCCTGCCTCTCAAACAACGCCGCCGAACGGGCGATCCGGCCGATCGCGGTAGGCCGCCGCAACTGGACCTTCGCCGGCTCAGACGCGGGCGGCCATCGCGCTGCGGCACTCTACACGCTGATCGAGACCGCCAAGCTCAATGGTGCCGACCCACAAGCCTGGCTTGCCGACATCCTCAGCCGTCTGCCCGGCCATCCGACCCGGCACATCGACGATCTGCTGCCCTGGAACTGGACCCCGCCTCAACCCAAGCAGGTCGCCGCCTGACACACCACCTCAGAGGACAACGCGGCCTTCACCGGAAGCGTACGGCGAAGCAGAGCACGCCCATGAAGCTTGCGGCGGTTTTCTCGTAGCGGGTAGCCACGGCGCGCCACTCCTTGAGCCGCGCCCAGAGACGTTCGACGACGTTGCGGTTGTTGTAGATCCAGTCGGGGCAGGCGACCGGTGCCTCGTTGCGCTTGGTGGGGATCGCCGGCCGCGCCCCCGCATCCCGGATGTGCTGGCGGAAGGCGTGGCTGGAATAGCCCCGATCCGCCACGACCCAGAGCGGCACGCCCGGTAGGCGTTCGAGCAGCGGCACGGCGTGCGGGAGTTCGTTTGCCTGCCCCGGCGCGATGCGGAAGGCGATGGCGCGACCTTGCCCGTCGGCGATCACGCAAGCCTTGGTGCCATAGCCCCCACGAGACCGACCAAGTGCCTCACGATGGTCTCGCTCGGCCCCAGATCCCCCCTTCGCGCAGCGCGCGCCGCCTTCTGGTGCGCACGCACGTTCGTCCCGTCGAGGAACGTCAGCCCGAGCGACATGCCCTACTCCTGCACCAGCGCAAGCAGCCGCTCCCAGACCCCAAGTCGCGCCCAGCGAATGAACACCTGCGCCGCTCGCCACCATGGCCCAAGGTCCGCTGGGATGGCGCGCCACTTCGCGCCGTTCTCATGCCGCCAGAGGATCGCGCTGAGTGTACGACGCAGATCCTGCAACGGCGTCTTGCCCTTCGGCCGGCACGCATCGACCAGCGGCTCCAGCTTGCTCCATTGCGCGTCGCTCAGCATCGCGTCCCCCCGCCCATCGAGGGAAACGCCAGCACCGCACGCAGGTTCAGGTGACGACACGCCCTAACCGTCCTCGAGTAGCCGCTGGATCCATGGATGAAGATCCGAGCGTTGTCCGCCAAGGAGGAAGCGCATCTCTCCACTGTAAGGGGCTTTGCGTGCGATCATGCGCTTTATCTCGAGGGCAGAAGCTTCGAAAGCTCTGATTGTACCTGGATCAGAAGGGTCGATGGTCAGAAATCTTGCCTTGGCTTTCCGGACTGTCCGGAGCAGCATACCCGAAACAGTATGACGTTGCTTACAAGTCGGCTCGTGATCGAGATGATACACTTCGATGGAGGTGTTAACACGAGTGACGACTTCGGGATCGTCGCTTGTCGCACATGGGTTTCCGTTCTCGCGCTTGCATCCCAGAAGGCGCCAATCATCCAAATTACAAGGATCGAGCAACCCAGGTCGTTCAGCTTGAACCGTGGCGAGCAGGTCGTCGAAGTCCAGATCTGCGGCAACAACTCCGTAGACCCTATTGGCTTCGTGAACCAGCGGAAAGCGGTCCGCCTTGCCGCCAGCCGTGCCATGCTCGACGTCGATGCGACGACTGTTGCAGAAGGTACAAGCAAAACGGAAGTTTGCGGCTGCAAAAGTGAGCCAGCGATAGCCTTGATGCGCGTTCGCAGCATCGCTGACCCGGCTTTTAGGGCGGAAATGGTCTACCGCGTTGTCAGAACGCGTCACGGGCGTTTCGCAAAACCAGCACTTGTCGTGCAGCAGTGCCGCGAGACGTTGCTTCAGGTCGCGCCAGATGCCGTCGAAGTCCGATGGCGGCGCTCCGCCCAGAATGGCATGCGTTGCAGCTTGCGCCTCATTCGCCCAGCCGTCTGGTAACCGGAGGTCTTCGAGGTCAACGTGCCTCAATCGAATGGATCCTGCTCACTCTCGACCAAGCCAGCGATGAGCCGTTTGGCAAGCGCCTCTCGCTCCTCAAGAGTCATCTCGACGACACGGCCCGCCAGCTTCAAGGCGTCGCGAGTGCCGAAAATTTCTTGCAGATACTCGCTGCGGAGCCGGAGGTATCTCGAATACTCGTCATCAGGGTATAGGAAGCGGAAGCCGAGTTGGTCCAATCGATGATTTACAGCATTAAGTTCGCTCTGTTCATCGACCGTCAGTTCGCCCTTACCCGAAAGGTTTCGTTGCACCTCAAGGTCACGCTGAGTGGGTTTGTCTAGGTGAGAGGCGATGCCGAACATCTCACTCGTGACGATCGCAGCATACCCCATCCCGCGAGGATCGACGTCAGGGAAGACGGCAACAACTCTGCGTTTGCCGTCCTCCGTCTGCGTCCGCAAGATCTGAACCTGTTCACGCGATAGTTCGGCAATCGCGATAGGATTATGTGTCGTTAGAATGACGTGGCTCGTTTCCGTCTCGCGTGAGGAGATGCCTTCCTGCGCCGAGCCACCGATAAACTTCCTTAGAAATTCGAGGTATTCGACGCTCCACTTAGGATTAAGATGCGTATCAGGCTCGTCTAGCAAGATGAGACTTTCATCTTCGGCGGTGAAGCGTAACAGTCCAAGCACTGTCAAGAGCTGCCGCTCGCCCTCGCTCAGTTCGCGAAAGGTCACTGTTCCGTCCCGTTGACTGAGTCTCACCTTGATTCGAACTTCGTCGATCAACTGCGATACATAAGTGCTTTCCAAGTCCCTGAAAAAATGAGCTGGCGATTGTTCGCCGACAAGACGGCGCAGTGCTGCGATGTCCTTGATGAACAGATATTTAAACTCCAATGTTTCCTTGTTCCACAAGGACGTGTTGACTCGACGCTGCACGTCGATCGGCGCGAGTGCCACGTCCTGGAGACGATCTAGGAAACCGCTCACGACGCCCCGAGCACCCCAGAAACGGGGATCGCCGTCGGGGTGCGGTGGCCATGGAGGTTGGCGTAATACGAACAAAACCCATTCAAGCCCCTCCTCAGAATTCAAGCCAAGGTGATCGCGGAGCAGATCTGTCGCGGCTTCCGACCCGCCAATCATGAAGGCGAGAAGAACGAATTGGCTGTGAACTGGGAGTGCATAGAAGAGCCGCTTCAGACCCGGATCCTGTCCCCTACGAAGCCGCTCATCGTACCATTGCAGGTAAGGCGCGAAGACTTCGTGCATCCTCGAACTCTCGCCGGAGTAGTAGCAGAACACGTACCGGGGGAGATTGGACTCATCCTTCAGAAAGGTATTGATGCGCATCCGTCGAGGCACTTGCTGCTCCGCCGAAGACGTCGATACACCCGGCGTAACCGTGATCGTAAACCGCTGGCGCTCGTCAGGATCGTGGACTATGGTAACCGAACGTTGCAGATCGCCTTGCCCGATGCGGTAAGAAAGTTCGAAGGCGAACCCGATGCGTAGCGTTCGACGCGGATCGATGAGCTCGCGGAAGATAATTGCAAGCGCCTCGAGGACGTTTGACTTGCCAGTGCCATTCCACCCGATCACAACGGTGACCCACTCGCCCTGATCAAAGTCAATGGTTACGTTCTTCAAGTTCTTGAACTGGTGCGTCGGACTATCCTTCGCGCTCCCGATCCTGAGCTTATCGACGCGCATTTCAGAGGCTAGCTTTCAGCCGAAGCAATTCGCTGAGTTTGGTGCCACGGTCGTCCGCAACCGCCTTGACGGCCAGCTGCCCAGCTACGTCTAACTCGCGGAGTTCCGCGTAAAACGGTTCGATGTCCTCCGGCGTCGCGCCGAAGGAGAGGCCGTAGAGTCGGGCGACCTCCTGAGCTGGAAGCCAATCGTCTGCCTCGGATAGAATCTCAGTCACGTTACGTTTCATAGGCGCCGTTCCTGGGTGTATCGTGGGCTCGCTGAGATCGCGCGCGCGCTTTGCCTCGATGAGTCGCTCGACCTGTATGCTTGCGGGCTCGTCACCCAGGTCGCCGGTGCCGAGTCGTCCGGACAGAGCGTAGCCGATCGTGCGGCGATGGAGGCGACCGAGCACTTCTCTTGCAAGGTCGACCTGATGTTCTACCGTTTTCAGCCGCGCCGTGCCGGTACGCACGACCTCGACGATGAAGTTTTGGTCTTCTAGCGATGGGCATGGAAGCCGGAAAGCTATAAGCTTTTGTGAGTTGATGTTAGACTGACTAACGCCGTCACTCTTCACAAGCCAGCTGTACTGCCTACCCGCTGGACTGTTGAGGCAATGTGCAAGGAAGTCGGGCGACATTCGCCGGGAACAGCGGACCCTGATAAGATATCCAGCAAAAATGGCGGTCCGTTCGCCGCGGTAGACTGCGGTCTTGCCGACTTGCTGAGGACTGTTGGTCCGGTTGAACAACACGTCACCGGGACGCAAAGCGTAGCGCTCGATCTCGTCGGCGTTGGAGGTATACACTAGGTCAGACCAATCGAGTTCGCCGGCTTGTATGTTTCCCATACGAAGCACCGGGATTGTTCCGGTTTTTTCGGACTTTGTCGATGATCCATATGTCATGTCGGTTGTGACCTCCCCGACAGAGACTGTGGCTACTTCGTCGCCGTACCGAGCGCGACGTTCGACAGGCAGGAGGGTAAGAGCGTAGACACCCTGAAGGAGCGCCGTTCGCGCCCCGCCGACCGATCGAAGGGCTTCATCCAGACCAGCCTGACCGAGAGCCACGCGTTCTTCTAGCGAACGGACACGCTCGACGATCCGTCGCTGTTCCGTCAGAGGCGGGAGCGCGATCTCTGTCTCTTCGAATGCTTTTCTGGTGACGTGACGCAGCCCGGCCCCGCCGTGCGCCTTCGCGATCTGCTCGTCGAGCGTCTGGTTGATCGCGAGGCGTAAGAAGTCGCGGTCGATGTGGTCAGGGCTCACGCGGATGTTGAAAATATGCTGATTCAGCACGGCAGTGGGGCCACGCCAGATGTGTGCGCCGAAGGACGTGCCCGGCGTGCCCGACCAAGCGAAGAGCAAATCTCCATCTTCCACGATATGTCGTTCCGACACAGGGCCGGAGAAATGATTGAATGCAGCGTCCGGGCGGTTCAAATTCTGAATGCGAATGATCGGGAGACCCTCGCGTGTCCAGTCCGACGGCTTGAAGGCGCGTCCGTTCGCGAGGTCGGCGATCATGCCGATGGTTGTCCGGACCCAGCCTTTTGGTAGCTCGGTCAACGCGCGGCCTCATCGGACGGTAACTCCTCGGTGAGTAATTCGATCTCGGCCATGGCGCTCTGAAGGTGGAAGAGGATCGCACCGGCGAAATCCTGGGCAGTCGCATCCATCATGTCGCTATCGTTCTCGCGTGGCGCGAGCCAGACCAAGTCTAAGTTGTCATCGCGGGCGGCTAGTTCGGCGCGGTTATAGGAGCGCCATCGCTCCCTGCTGCTCGAAACCGACCGAGGAGATCTGCCATTCGGGTCAGTGCCGTACAACTCCTCGAATTCAGCAAAATGATCCGGGCGGAGGGGGCGCGTCTTGCCAAATCTCGGCATCGACGTCCTCATATCGTAGACCCAAACCCGGTCTGAATTTTCGGCTACACCGCTCCGACGAGTGAAGAATAAGACGTTAGTATTTACGCCTTGACTATAGAAAATCCCATTGGGTAACCGTAGAACTGTGTGAAGGTCGCAGTCGTCCATCAAGTCCGTTCGTATCGCACGACCGACTCCACTTTCAAAAAGAACATTGTCCGGCACGACGACCGCAGCTCTTCCTCCATTATTTAGTCCAAGGCGAATGTGTTGAAGAAATGCAAGTTGTTTATTTGCTGTACGCCTCGGTAGATCGCGACGAACAGCTCGCGCACTTCCAGACTTGTTGCCAAACGGGGGATTTGCGAGCACGAGGTCTGCGGGAGACAAAAACTCCACGTCGGATGTAAGTGCGTCGCCTAATACTAACTTTGCATCTAAACCATGAAGAAATGAGTTCATTTGGCAAATGCGATACGTTCCCTTCTCAATCTCAATTCCTTCAAAACGAGGTGGGTTGCTAGCGTAAATCTCGGGCGATCGCTCTTCCGCAAACTGCTTCGCTGCAATGAGGAAGCCGCCTGTCCCACAAGAGGGATCCTGGATAACCTTACCAAGTTCAGGCTGAGTGAGGCGTACCATACAATCAACTAAGGAACGTGGTGTAAAATATTGACCCGCGCCAGACCGTGCGTCTTGCGAGTTCCTTGAGAGAAGCCCCTCATAGATGTCGCCCATGCCGTCTGCATCGACAGAATGCCAGTCGAGCTTGGCCAAGCCTGCGATCACAGCACGGAGGTTCTCCTGGTGAGAGAAGACGGTTGTCGGGAAGGCATAAATCTCTTGAACGATTGGATTCGTAGCGTGACCACCGAGATAGGTCAGCATGTCTCGATAAAAAACGAGAAGATCAGGCCCTTTATAATTTACGAGATCTCGCCACCTATGTCCCTCAGGAAGCGCAGCTTCAGTTCCGGTCTCATCCGCGATTTTTAAGAAAAGAAGATAAGTTAACTCAGAAATATATTCGTGGTAACTCACTCCGTCACCGCGCAGGATATGACAAAGTGCCCAAATGCGCCGAACTAGCTCGCTGCTGCTTCTGTTCTTAGTCTTCGTCATCGGCAGCCTCCCAATATGCGGTGTTGGCAAACCACGTTCTGCCTAGATGACCTCCTCGTCGTGCAAGCACAGCCGCGATGTTAATCCGGTCACTTTCGCGAATGAGTGATACTTGGCTAGGCTGCTCGCGAGCATCGCGGTCGGTTGCAATTTCGGCAGACCATCTCCGTCGGAGTGTGGAGAGCGGTATCCCAAGCTTCGAGAATCTGCCTGCCGCGAATGGCCGCGAAGCGGCTTCGTCGATCTCGAACGCCTTCAGGGGAGAGGCAATCTTCTTCATCTGGATAGGGGGCGAGACAGGACAGCTCAACGATCAGCCCGCCTTTACGGCACGTGGGCTTGCGGTGCGACCCTTTGCACGCTTGGCCCTCGGCAACTTCGAGGTGATCGCGCACGCTCCAATGTCGCCGATGGTCTGGAGGTGGATCGGAGCCCGCGAGGGCAGTCTCACAACGAGATCCAGATCGCCGCCGATTGCACGCACGTAGCTGCGCAGGGTCGATAGATACATGTCGGTCTGCTTCTCGATCTTCGACACGGAAGGTTGTTTGATCTTCAGCGCCATTGCGACTTCGGCCTGTGCCTTGCCCGCGGCTCGGCGTAGCTCGCCGAGTCCCTCCACCTCGTCCTTCAATTCCTGAAACCGCGCCTCCACGCGGGTACGCCGCTGCTCCGGAAGAACGGCGATGACGTCGTTCAACGTACGCCCCATCACTTCTTCTCCTTCCTGGTGGTCAATAGGCTATCGAGATGGCGCTGGTAACGCTTATCGGCCTTGGCGATCAGCGACTTGTAGAAGCGCCGCTCGCTCACTCCGGCCTTGTCACCTGCGATGAGCAGGATGGCCTTGCGCTCGGGATCGAACGCGAAGGCCACACGCCACACGCCGTCGTCGGCCTCGAAGCGCAGCTCCTTCATGTTGGCGAACGCCGAGTCTTTCAAAGTGTCGGCATGCGGCCGTCCGAGTTGCGGTCCGAAGGTGCTCAAGAGCCTTGCGGACGCGAGCAGCTCATCCTGGACGGCTTGTGGCAGCGCCTCATACTCCGTATCGAACTCATCGCCGAAAGCGACATCCCAGCCCATATATAGCCTTCAAGCTATGTGAGGTCAATCCACCGCGTCAGGCGGCCTGCGAAGTGGCAGCGGGTCGGTTCACCGTGCGCCCCGCCTTCGCCGGATGATCAGCCCGCCTCGAGCGCTGAGAGGGAGAAGCGTTTAGAGCCTTCGCGATAGCAGCGGAGACTTGATCGGCAGCCACGACGAGGGCGGCGTCGAGGTGAACGTAACTTTGGGTCACTCCTCGCGGCGCATGACCGAGGAGGCCCGCGATGGTCAACTCGGAAAAGCCAAGGTCACCCGCGACGCTGGCGAAGGTGTGCCGGAGCGTATGCGGCGTGACGCCCGTCAGCTTCGCGCGCTTAGCCACCCGCTGAAGGACGCGCACGATACCAATGAAATGGCCAGCCCCGACGTCGGCTGGAAAGACGTACTCGGACCCGTTCCGGCTAGGCTGAGTCTTGATGGCCTCGACCGCCGAACGGCCGATCGCGCGGATTTGGAAATCGCTCTTCGTGTCCGGGAAGTAGACCGCTCCCTCCCGGCCACGAACCCAGGCCCGCCTAAGCCCGAGCCCCTCCATACGCC from Methylorubrum populi includes these protein-coding regions:
- a CDS encoding restriction endonuclease subunit S, producing MTELPKGWVRTTIGMIADLANGRAFKPSDWTREGLPIIRIQNLNRPDAAFNHFSGPVSERHIVEDGDLLFAWSGTPGTSFGAHIWRGPTAVLNQHIFNIRVSPDHIDRDFLRLAINQTLDEQIAKAHGGAGLRHVTRKAFEETEIALPPLTEQRRIVERVRSLEERVALGQAGLDEALRSVGGARTALLQGVYALTLLPVERRARYGDEVATVSVGEVTTDMTYGSSTKSEKTGTIPVLRMGNIQAGELDWSDLVYTSNADEIERYALRPGDVLFNRTNSPQQVGKTAVYRGERTAIFAGYLIRVRCSRRMSPDFLAHCLNSPAGRQYSWLVKSDGVSQSNINSQKLIAFRLPCPSLEDQNFIVEVVRTGTARLKTVEHQVDLAREVLGRLHRRTIGYALSGRLGTGDLGDEPASIQVERLIEAKRARDLSEPTIHPGTAPMKRNVTEILSEADDWLPAQEVARLYGLSFGATPEDIEPFYAELRELDVAGQLAVKAVADDRGTKLSELLRLKASL
- a CDS encoding N-6 DNA methylase — translated: MTKTKNRSSSELVRRIWALCHILRGDGVSYHEYISELTYLLFLKIADETGTEAALPEGHRWRDLVNYKGPDLLVFYRDMLTYLGGHATNPIVQEIYAFPTTVFSHQENLRAVIAGLAKLDWHSVDADGMGDIYEGLLSRNSQDARSGAGQYFTPRSLVDCMVRLTQPELGKVIQDPSCGTGGFLIAAKQFAEERSPEIYASNPPRFEGIEIEKGTYRICQMNSFLHGLDAKLVLGDALTSDVEFLSPADLVLANPPFGNKSGSARAVRRDLPRRTANKQLAFLQHIRLGLNNGGRAAVVVPDNVLFESGVGRAIRTDLMDDCDLHTVLRLPNGIFYSQGVNTNVLFFTRRSGVAENSDRVWVYDMRTSMPRFGKTRPLRPDHFAEFEELYGTDPNGRSPRSVSSSRERWRSYNRAELAARDDNLDLVWLAPRENDSDMMDATAQDFAGAILFHLQSAMAEIELLTEELPSDEAAR
- a CDS encoding XRE family transcriptional regulator — its product is MGRTLNDVIAVLPEQRRTRVEARFQELKDEVEGLGELRRAAGKAQAEVAMALKIKQPSVSKIEKQTDMYLSTLRSYVRAIGGDLDLVVRLPSRAPIHLQTIGDIGACAITSKLPRAKRAKGRTASPRAVKAG
- a CDS encoding type II toxin-antitoxin system RelE/ParE family toxin; translated protein: MGWDVAFGDEFDTEYEALPQAVQDELLASARLLSTFGPQLGRPHADTLKDSAFANMKELRFEADDGVWRVAFAFDPERKAILLIAGDKAGVSERRFYKSLIAKADKRYQRHLDSLLTTRKEKK